A single window of Onychomys torridus chromosome 8, mOncTor1.1, whole genome shotgun sequence DNA harbors:
- the Galk1 gene encoding galactokinase encodes MAAWRPPQVEELLAEARRAFMEEFGAEPELAVSAPGRVNLIGEHTDYNQGLVLPMALELVTILVGSPRTDGLVSLLTTSKNADEPQRLQFPLPTAQRSLEPGIPQWANYVKGVIQHYPAAPLPGFSAVVVSSVPLGGGLSSSASLEVATYTFLQQLCPDSGALAARAQVCQRAEHSFAGVPCGIMDQLIALLGQKGHALLIDCRSLETSLVPLSDPKLAVLITNSNVRHSLASSEYPIRRRQCEEVAQALGKESLREVRLEELEAGRELMSKEGFRRARHVVGEIRRTAQAAAALSRGDYRAFGRLMVESHYSLRDDYEVSCPELDQLVEAALSVPGVYGSRMTGGGFGGCTVTLLEASAASLAMHHIQEQYSGTASFYLSQAADGAQVLSL; translated from the exons ATGGCTGCTTGGAGACCGCCCCAGGTTGAGGAGCTGCTGGCCGAGGCCCGGCGGGCCTTCATGGAGGAGTTCGGAGCTGAGCCGGAGCTGGCAGTGTCGGCGCCGGGCCGCGTCAACCTCATCGGGGAGCACACGGACTACAACCAGGGCCTGGTGTTGCCCATG GCTCTGGAACTTGTGACCATCCTGGTTGGCAGCCCCCGGACAGATGGGCTTGTCTCTCTCCTCACCACCTCCAAGAATGCAGATGAGCCCCAGCGACTGCAGTTCCCACTGCCCACAGCCCAGAGGTCCTTGGAGCCTGGAATCCCACAATGGGCCAATTACGTCAAAGGAGTGATCCAACATTACCCAG CCGCACCCCTCCCTGGCTTCAGTGCGGTGGTGGTCAGCTCAGTGCCCCTGGGGGGTGGGCTTTCCAGCTCAGCTTCTCTGGAAGTGGCCACATACACCTTCCTCCAGCAGCTCTGCCCAG ACTCGGGGGCATTAGCTGCCCGGGCCCAGGTGTGTCAACGGGCTGAGCACAGCTTCGCAGGGGTGCCCTGTGGCATCATGGACCAGCTCATCGCACTGCTGGGGCAGAAAGGCCATGCGCTACTCATTGACTGCAG GTCCCTGGAAACAAGCCTGGTGCCGTTGTCTGACCCCAAGCTGGCTGTGCTTATCACTAACTCCAATGTCCGCCACTCCCTGGCCTCCAGCGAGTATCCGATTCGGCGGCGCCAATGTGAAGAagtggcccaggctctgggcAAGGAGAGCCTTCGAGAGGTGCGGTTGGAGGAGCTTGAGG CGGGCAGGGAGCTGATGAGCAAGGAGGGCTTCCGGCGGGCCCGGCATGTGGTAGGTGAGATCCGACGTACAGCCCAGGCAGCCGCCGCTCTGAGCCGTGGAGACTACAGGGCCTTTGGACGTCTCATGGTGGAAAGTCACTACTCACTCAG GGATGATTATGAAGTGAGTTGCCCTGAGCTGGACCAATTGGTTGAGGCTGCACTCTCTGTGCCTGGGGTCTACGGGAGTCGTATGACAGGGGGTGGCTTTGGTGGCTGCACAGTGACACTGCTGGAGGCCTCTGCTGCCTCCCTTGCCATGCATCACATCCAG GAGCAGTACAGCGGCACAGCCTCCTTCTACCTCTCCCAAGCTGCCGACGGAGCCCAGGTGCTGAGCTTGTGA